The Epinephelus lanceolatus isolate andai-2023 chromosome 21, ASM4190304v1, whole genome shotgun sequence genome has a segment encoding these proteins:
- the wdr90 gene encoding WD repeat-containing protein 90 isoform X3, with the protein MASKAGWQHPYVNIFRHVRVEDWKRSTKEGDVSTYMDKRLKCSVFRIRGPIPANSYILIPKHSSQSLGLTGRYFYLLFRPSPDKYFVVHLDVSVEEGQVVRISFSNKFKEFKSTATWLQFPFLCGAAKDSVYESTAKSARHGLVGPAPTSVRWTCLMLDLQYTLSVYLNRCYSQIKSIKLCANMAVKNLFTSDLLLDPGISFSEAKLMGLASSQGTGPMPREMSFPVPKGGSWHDLYDYIRFPSEGTKLPFDSIQKGDSRPEAGCASNQRIPLREESCCVSLSKPVQDRVSLIQQITTPKSLPRNRTPMVTNIPELGVVSTHQNDDWLLQNDEQYQQESACSSSQQFIYRPPLGIDEEGVHVHDYPEGGFGKHGEESEEEIVCTLDPHPVHLPSSKETRQQMLLPDPILRLNRIIGFGGATTKCALWTKSGDAVVYPCHAIIISMKISSNQQRFFIGHTDKVSALAFNGNTTLLVSAQTGNHSVVRVWNYHKGNCLTMFRIHAHSLSSLSFSYGGGILCGVGKDSHSKTMVVVWNTLNVTKGGEVTVLAKAHTDVDIHTMKVAFFDDTRMVSCGRDNIRLWRVRNRMLRSCPVNLGEYHSLDFTDVAFEEGNFDQHLDDRTLFASSRSGYIFEIDYSRVTIRNVRRLLPAQQQHANRREKWTFNTGPGIAINSISVSSSFCATGSEDGFLRLWPLDFSAVLLEAEHEGPVSLVSVSSDSLQVLAATSTGNLGFLDVSSRGYNTLMRSHTDTVLGFSVDGIRRHLTTASSDGTVRIWNMDSLHQLYDFVSEDSPCSVAFHPSEQVFSCGFSSGIVRVFDISSAKLLAEHKQHRGEVVGLAFSPDGEFMYSADSQGSLALYNTSEEDHNIIRVVCNVVARGTEHAPDALKVSSDSRCLAFIGPSEYIVTVADSQSLDELLHVDVSILDVQSTRLDSALRICFSPASTEHLLVATSANKILWVSTKTGRLLREVSKVDKHQCSSLAVSEDSRFMLTAGHNAVKVWDYNMQLDINSQMFIGHSQPIRQVSFTPDQLGVVSVGDAIFIWDFLAHPVDSLTDSRSPLRVSYISAPKSVQPEAEASGVQLSNGMPRQTAPLPSSPPPQLNISTLDQVDQGGLGSLSICDGTPTITTAAVPAPGSGLSPDSRPASSFLKVTELVNTSSLNTSHIGELKGRMPVRPDCYRHFMPRFKTSTLDQGAVAPQPGEEGIKLKAVIGYNGNGRGNMVWSPDQGLFAYSCGCVVVVEYLHTGSQRHLQGHTEEISCLAVTNDAQTVASAAVGSNGSRSLICIWDVQNGTCRNTISYHRGAVQSLAFSRDDRFFLSAGDFSAPEVALWSTKTFQLLSSVSVSGPIHDVAFSPSAASQLACVGSQGVYFCLLHTHGSNVDLKVQRVRAPAEVGDVELTALCYHMDSFLFTATNRGHVCVWDVNTQRCFMTWEADEGEIGVLLCRGNCLLTGSNTRWLRLWEVEAVRGVKPQENVCNGEDRGTMVVLEQEIMLDGTTVSAAFDNTMDMGIVGTTVGTLWYINWSDSSSIRLVSGHKTKVNDVVFSSDERHFATCSEDGSVRVWSAPSNELVVQFQVLNQACGCVCWSTSSSIESACVAAGYSDGTLRIFRLSSSEMEVKLHPHQVAVTAIQYSANGHVILSAGKNGLVAVSSPVNGATVRVIKDHKGAQITTIQCVNEQCKNFGLEGNEMWLAASADRRVSVWAADWLKDKCDLLDWLTFPAPAYFGDDSPPPSLAAFCPTDPSLVVYTGYGVEKELSFYSLAKKQIIKKIALPDWATCFSLSCKNQLIAVGSKERVLKLIESMSGKFQDFLQHSDSLQTCHFSPSGTLLFTVAYNEILLWEVQGL; encoded by the exons ATGGCCTCCAAAG CAGGTTGGCAGCATCCTTACGTCAACATATTCAGACATGTCCGAGTTGAGGACTGGAAGAGGTCGACAAAAGAGGGGGATGTGTCAACATACATG GACAAGAGACTGAagtgttcagtgttcaggaTCAGGGGTCCTATTCCTGCCAACAGCTACATCCTGATACCCAAACACAGCAGCCAGTCTCTGGGGCTGACCGGTCGCTACTTCTACCTTCTCTTCCGGCCCAGCCCTGACAAATACTTTGTGGTCCACCTGGATGTTTCTGTGGAG GAGGGCCAGGTGGTCCGTATCTCTTTTTCCAACAAGTTCAAAGAGTTCAAGTCCACAGCTACTTGGCTTCAGTTCCCTTTCCTGTGTGGAGCTGCAAAGGATTCAGTCTATGAAAGCACAGCCAAATCTGCAAGACATG GTTTGGTGGGTCCAGCCCCCACTTCAGTGCGTTGGACCTGTCTGATGCTGGACCTGCAGTACACACTCTCTGTCTACCTCAACCGCTGCTACAGTCAAATAAAGAGCATTAAACTTTGTGCCAACATGGCTGTGAAAAACTTGTTTACCAGTGACCTGCTGCTAGATCCAG GAATTTCTTTCAGTGAAGCCAAGTTGATGGGTCTGGCTTCTTCTCAGGGAACAGGTCCCATGCCCAGAGAAATGTCGTTTCCTGTGCCCAAGGGTGGTTCCTGGCATGACCTTTATGATTATATAAG GTTTCCCTCAGAGGGAACAAAGTTACCCTTTGACTCCATTCAAAAAGGCGATTCCAGGCCCGAGGCTG GTTGTGCTTCTAACCAAAGAATCCCTCTTAGAGAGGAGTCTTGCTGTGTCAGCCTCAGCAAACCAGTACAGGACCGTGTGTCCCTCATCCAGCAGATCACCACTCCGAAATCA CTCCCGAGGAATCGAACCCCCATGGTGACCAACATACCAGAGCTGGGTGTAGTTTCCACTCACCAGAACGATGACTGGCTTCTCCAAAATGATGAGCAGTATCAGCAGGAGTCAGCATGCTCCAGTTCACAGCAGTTCATATACAGGCCTCCCTTGGGTATCGATGAGGAGGGAGTTCATGTGCACGATTATCCTGAGGGCGGCTTCGGCAAACATGGGGAGGAGAGTGAAGAGGAG ATTGTTTGCACTCTAGATCCACATCCTGTCCATCTGCCATCGTCCAAAGAAACCAGGCAGCAG ATGTTGCTTCCAGACCCGATTCTCAGGCTCAACCGAATCATCGGCTTTGGAGGAGCCACTACTAAATGT GCCCTGTGGACCAAATCGGGGGACGCAGTGGTCTATCCGTGTCATGCAATTATCATCTCTATGAAGATATCCTCTAACCAGCAGAGATTTTTCATCGGCCACACTGATAAG GTATCTGCCCTGGCTTTTAATGGCAACACAACGCTGCTGGTCTCCGCACAAACTGGCAACCACAGTGTAGTTCGAGTGTGGAACTACCACAAAGGAAACTGTCTGACCATGTTTAGGATTCATGCTCATTCATTGTCCTCGCTTAG CTTCTCATACGGCGGTGGTATTCTCTGTGGAGTGGGTAAAGACAGCCACAGTAAAACC ATGGTGGTGGTGTGGAACACTCTGAATGTTACTAAAGGTGGAGAGGTGACCGTCTTAGCCAAAGCACACACAGATGTTGACATCCACACCATGAAGGTTGCCTTCTTTGATGATACAAG GATGGTGTCATGTGGTCGTGACAATATTCGCCTGTGGCGAGTGAGAAATAGGATGCTGCGATCCTGTCCAGTCAACCTGGGTGAATATCACTCACTTGACTTCACTGATGTGGCCTTTGAGGAGGGAAACTTCGACCAGCACCTTGATGATCGAACACT ATTTGCCAGCAGTCGGAGTGGCTACATCTTTGAGATCGACTACAGCAGAGTTACTATTAGAAATGTCAGGAGGCTGTTGcctgcacagcagcagcatgcaAACCGCAGGGAGAAATGGACTTTCAACACAG GTCCAGGCATTGCCATCAACAGCATCAGTGTGTCCTCGTCTTTTTGTGCCACGGGCTCTGAAGATGGCTTCCTGCGACTCTGGCCCCTTGATTTTTCTGCCGTCCTCCTGGAGGCTG agcatGAGGGACCtgtgagtctggtgtcagtctCATCAGACAGCCTTCAGGTCCTTGCAGCCACCTCTACTGGTAACCTAGGCTTCCTCGATGTGAGCAGCCGTGGTTACAACACACTGATGAGGTCTCATACAGACACTGTGCTCGGCTTCAGTGTGGATGGCATCCGTCGGCATCTCACAACAGCCTCTTCCGATGGCACAGTGCGCATTTGGAACATGGATTCCCTGCATCAG TTGTATGATTTTGTGTCAGAGGACAGCCCCTGCTCAGTGGCCTTCCATCCCAGTGAGCAAGTCTTCTCTTGTGGCTTCAGCTCCGGCATCGTCAGAGTCTTTGACATCTCCAGTGCCAAACTGCTGGCTGAACACAA GCAGCACAGAGGTGAAGTGGTGGGTCTTGCTTTTTCTCCGGACGGGGAGTTCATGTACAGTGCTGACTCTCAGGGCTCTCTGGCACTGTACAACACCTCCGAGGAAGACCACAACATCATCAgagttgtgt GTAATGTGGTGGCCCGTGGCACCGAGCACGCTCCAGATGCTCTCAAAGTGAGCAGTGACAGCCGCTGCCTGGCTTTTATCGGTCCCTCAGAGTACATTGTCACTGTCGCTGACTCACAGTCTCTGGATGAG CTGCTTCATGTAGATGTGAGTATTTTGGACGTACAAAGCACCCGTCTTGATTCTGCACTGAGGATCTGCTTCTCTCCAGCCTCCACGGAACACCTGTTGGTCGCCACATCTGCTAACAAGATCCTCTGGGTTAGCACCAAGACGGGCCGTCTGCTCAGAGAG GTGTCTAAGGTCGACAAACACCAGTGCTCGTCCCTGGCTGTGAGTGAAGACAGTCGATTTATGCTGACGGCAGGACACAATGCTGTGAAAGTGTGGGATTATAACATGCAGCTCGACATCAACTCACAG ATGTTCATAGGCCACAGTCAGCCGATCCGCCAGGTGAGCTTCACCCCTGACCAACTGGGCGTAGTCTCAGTGGGAGATGCCATATTCATTTGGGACTTCCTGGCACATCCTGTCGACTCTTTGACTGATAGCCG TTCACCTCTCAGAGTAAGCTACATCTCAGCTCCTAAATCAG TTCAACCAGAAGCTGAAGCGAGTGGAGTTCAGTTGTCCAATGGGATGCCCCGACAGACAGCGCCCCTCccctcatcaccaccaccacaactTAACATCAGCACCCTTGACCAAGTCGACCAAGGGG GTTTGGGCTCCTTGTCGATTTGTGATGGCACCCCAACCATCACAACCGCTGCCGTCCCAGCCCCTGGTTCAGGTCTTTCCCCTGACTCCAGACCTGCTTCCTCTTTCCTCAAAGTCACAGAGTTGGTCAACACATCTTCCCTGAATACAAGTCACATAG GTGAATTAAAAGGGAGGATGCCAGTGCGTCCTGATTGTTACAGGCACTTTATGCCACGTTTCAAGACCTCCACTCTTGATCAG GGTGCTGTGGCTCCCCAACCAGGCGAAGAGGGCATAAAACTGAAAGCAGTGATTGGCTACAATGGCAATGGGCGTGGAAACATGGTGTGGAGCCCTGACCAAG GTTTGTTTGCATACTCGTGTGgctgtgtggtggtggtggagtaCCTTCATACAGGAAGTCAGAGGCACTTGCAGGGTCACACCGAGGAGATCTCCTGTCTGGCAGTCACAAATGATGCACAG ACAGTGGCATCAGCAGCTGTTGGCAGTAATGGTAGCAGAAGCCTCATCTGCATTTGGGATGTCCAGAATGGAACTTGCCGTAATACCATCTCCTACCACAGAGGGGCGGTGCAGAGTCTTGCTTTCTCCAGGGATGATCgcttctttctctctgctg GAGACTTCTCTGCCCCAGAGGTGGCTCTGTGGAGCACTAAGACCTTCCAGCTGCTGTccagtgtgagtgtgtcagGGCCGATCCACGACGTGGCCTTCAGCCCCTCCGCAGCCAGCCAGCTGGCCTGTGTGGGCAGCCAAGGGGTTTACTTCTGTCTCCTCCACACGCATGGCTCCAATGTAGACCTCAAG GTCCAGAGGGTGAGAGCACCAGCAGAGGTGGGTGATGTGGAGCTGACGGCTCTGTGCTACCACATGGACTCGTTTCTGTTCACCGCCACCAATCGAGGACACGTTTGCGTCTGGGACGTAAACACACAGCGATGCTTCATGACCTGGGAAGCTGATGAGGGAGAGATAG GAGTTCTGCTGTGTCGAGGGAACTGTCTGTTGACTGGCAGCAACACCCGCTGGTTGCGACTGTGGGAGGTAGAAGCCGTACGGGGCGTGAAGCCTCAGGAAAATGTCTGCAATGGGGAAGACAG AGGGACCATGGTGGTGTTGGAGCAGGAGATAATGCTGGATGGGACGACAGTCAGTGCAGCATTTGATAACACAATGGACATGGGCATTGTGGGCACCACAGTAGGAACCCTCTGGTACATCAACTGGtccgacagcagcagcatccgGCTGGTCAGCGGGCACAAAACCAAG GTCAATGATGTGGTGTTCAGTTCTGATGAGAGACATTTTGCCACCTGCAGCGAGGACGGCAGCGTGAGGGTGTGGTCAGCCCCCAGCAACGAACTGGTGGTGCAGTTCCAGGTGCTCAACCAG gcctgtggctgtgtgtgctGGAGCACCTCTTCCAGTATTGAGAGCGCATGTGTGGCTGCAGGATACAGCGACGGGACCTTGCGGATTTTCCGGCTTTCTTCCTCAGAGATGGAGGTGAAGCTGCATCCCCATCAAGTGGCTGTCACTGCCATCCAGTACTCTGCTAACG GTCATGTGATCCTTTCAGCAGGGAAGAATGGTCTGGTAGCCGTCAGCAGCCCGGTGAATGGAGCGACTGTGCGTGTCATCAAGGACCACAAAGGAGCGCAGATTACCACCATCCAGTGTGTGAATGAACAG